GTATGGGAAGGTGCTCCTATAATGATGAAGGTAGAAGAAAAACAACGGTTGAAATACACCCTTTTATCGTCCGTTTTGTTAATACTATGTCCGACGGTGATTCAATTTGTGTTTAATAAGTTGACGGCCATACTTAATTAATAAGTGAAAATGAAACAACCTCCTGTAAATATTAAGAATAAACGTGCTACGTTCGACTATGAACTGATAGATACCTATACGGCAGGTATCGTATTGACCGGTACGGAAATCAAATCCATTCGTTTGGGAAAAGCGAGTCTGGTAGATACGTTTTGCTATTTTGTGAAAGGCGAATTATGGGTAAAGAATATGCATATCGCCGAGTACTTTTACGGATCGTACAATAATCATACGGCACGCAGGGACAGGAAGCTGTTGCTTAGTAGGAAAGAACTGGAGAAACTTCAACGGGAAATGAAGAATCCCGGGTTTACAATTGTGCCCGTGCGTCTTTTTATCAACGAAAAAGGTTTGGCGAAACTGGTCGTTGCTTTGGCGAAAGGTAAGAAGGAGTATGATAAGCGGGAATCCATAAAAGAAAAAGACGACCGTAGAGATATGGCTCGTATGTTTAAAAGATGATGATAGGGTAATGAAAAAGACAATTTCTCAGATTGTATCCGACCGCATTCTTATTTTGGACGGGGCAATGGGTACAATGATCCAACAATATAATCTCACAGAAGAAGATTTTCGTGGCGAGCGTT
The nucleotide sequence above comes from Bacteroides caccae. Encoded proteins:
- the smpB gene encoding SsrA-binding protein, which codes for MKQPPVNIKNKRATFDYELIDTYTAGIVLTGTEIKSIRLGKASLVDTFCYFVKGELWVKNMHIAEYFYGSYNNHTARRDRKLLLSRKELEKLQREMKNPGFTIVPVRLFINEKGLAKLVVALAKGKKEYDKRESIKEKDDRRDMARMFKR